The following are encoded in a window of Brevibacillus ruminantium genomic DNA:
- a CDS encoding protein kinase domain-containing protein, with product MPTTAGYQINQVIYEDPYILIGHAYPKDSARQMLVKMVKESDRIVLENAKLMNEYRIASRLEMEGILRPILPIVNGDVMALEYTPINGVTLRRYFALHPVSVCDFIQLSLRISSLLLELHRRQVLHLNIRPETILIQPTTKRVYFAGFGYAVSISEKQDLKKRSTLMEASPPYMSPEQTGRINHRVDHRADLYSLGVTFFEMLTGKLPFQAADPLGWSHAHMAIPPALSSDDVLRIPQSLLHILFKLLAKDPEKRYQNAWELRADFEASWMEGQTTTFNAEVLPAKKIENPKLTILSEVRNNRDVESLPEQHTSYPQLLDIAAIMQSSDIFVRETDERQVVRELMSLILKQAGAEKAWLFSVHNGKAKVEWIAEVKLGQLVVSHAHLPLEVCTEAQKSMIAESLRSHAVIRINGEGKTDGPIPPDLPAGEGSVLCLPILIQEKVMGMLYLENNQTQKAFVAERYSVLRRLSSQVLYLTKNMVRTENPQHDSDSDEAVAAHGITLTEREKEIVRLMAGGLSNKEMAQRLIIAPETVKAHMRNIYRKLKVSRRIEAVMAANQLRLLDDQNTPFGG from the coding sequence ATGCCTACAACTGCCGGCTATCAAATAAACCAAGTCATTTACGAAGACCCGTATATCCTGATTGGCCATGCTTATCCAAAAGACTCCGCCCGTCAGATGCTAGTAAAAATGGTCAAGGAGAGCGATCGGATCGTTCTCGAGAATGCGAAACTCATGAACGAGTACCGTATTGCTTCCCGCCTAGAGATGGAAGGCATTCTAAGACCTATTCTCCCCATAGTGAATGGAGATGTCATGGCATTGGAATATACGCCGATCAACGGGGTAACGCTGCGCCGTTATTTTGCGCTGCACCCCGTATCGGTTTGTGACTTTATTCAGCTTAGCCTTCGCATCTCCAGTCTGTTGCTGGAGCTTCATCGCAGACAGGTTCTTCACCTCAATATAAGACCCGAGACCATCCTGATTCAACCGACTACCAAACGCGTCTATTTTGCAGGCTTTGGTTATGCGGTATCCATCTCAGAGAAGCAAGATCTCAAAAAAAGGTCCACACTCATGGAAGCAAGTCCGCCATATATGTCACCCGAACAGACCGGGAGAATCAATCATCGGGTGGACCATCGAGCGGATTTGTACTCTCTCGGAGTTACCTTTTTTGAGATGTTAACCGGGAAGCTTCCCTTTCAGGCTGCTGATCCCCTTGGGTGGTCCCATGCCCATATGGCGATACCTCCAGCTTTGTCCAGTGACGATGTCCTGCGCATTCCGCAGTCGCTGTTGCACATTCTTTTCAAATTGTTAGCCAAGGATCCCGAGAAACGTTATCAGAATGCGTGGGAACTGCGTGCTGATTTTGAGGCCAGTTGGATGGAAGGGCAGACCACCACTTTCAATGCTGAGGTGCTGCCTGCCAAAAAGATAGAGAATCCAAAGCTTACGATTCTATCAGAAGTAAGAAATAATCGGGATGTAGAATCATTACCCGAACAACATACGAGCTATCCGCAGTTGCTTGATATAGCAGCGATTATGCAGTCTTCTGACATTTTTGTAAGGGAAACAGATGAACGCCAGGTCGTACGTGAACTGATGTCCCTCATCCTCAAACAAGCCGGCGCCGAGAAGGCGTGGTTGTTTTCCGTGCACAACGGCAAAGCAAAGGTCGAATGGATTGCTGAGGTAAAGCTCGGTCAGTTGGTTGTTTCACATGCTCACTTGCCACTTGAAGTATGTACGGAAGCCCAAAAATCGATGATTGCAGAAAGCCTGCGGTCGCATGCGGTGATTCGCATAAACGGCGAAGGGAAAACAGACGGACCGATTCCACCCGATCTGCCTGCCGGAGAAGGCTCTGTGCTCTGTCTGCCCATTTTGATCCAGGAGAAAGTCATGGGCATGTTGTATTTGGAAAACAATCAGACGCAAAAGGCGTTTGTAGCAGAAAGGTATTCTGTGCTGCGACGGTTATCCTCCCAGGTTCTCTACCTGACGAAAAATATGGTTCGTACAGAGAACCCCCAGCATGATTCAGACTCAGACGAGGCGGTCGCTGCCCACGGCATCACACTGACAGAAAGAGAGAAGGAGATTGTGCGCCTGATGGCAGGCGGTTTATCCAACAAAGAAATGGCCCAACGATTAATCATCGCTCCGGAGACCGTGAAAGCGCATATGCGAAACATTTATCGCAAGCTGAAGGTAAGCCGGCGAATCGAAGCTGTGATGGCAGCCAATCAACTGCGGCTTCTTGATGATCAAAATACCCCGTTCGGGGGATAG
- a CDS encoding HlyD family secretion protein: MNSRILLVNLLLILIIFGGLAAGLYYYNQNANYISTDNARVDGQQITISAVASGRLTEWRGQLGQTFAAGNRIGSIAPIGQTGTVAIDFPVNGTVVQQSVVPNSFVAAGTVLARAYDLSNLWITANIEETRYNDVKVGQAVDIYIDAFPGIVLSGRVDKIGQATAGSFSLMPSTNTTANYTKVAQVLPVTIVLDGYKGVSLAPGMSATVRIHI, from the coding sequence GTGAATTCAAGAATACTGCTTGTTAACCTGCTATTAATCCTCATTATTTTCGGCGGATTGGCTGCGGGCCTCTACTACTACAATCAGAACGCCAATTACATCAGTACCGACAACGCGAGGGTCGACGGACAGCAAATCACCATTTCGGCCGTTGCCTCGGGCAGACTGACAGAATGGAGGGGACAGCTCGGTCAGACCTTTGCAGCGGGTAACCGGATTGGAAGTATCGCACCGATTGGCCAGACAGGTACGGTTGCGATTGATTTCCCTGTAAACGGGACGGTTGTTCAACAGTCAGTCGTGCCCAACTCGTTTGTCGCCGCTGGGACAGTGCTTGCGCGTGCCTACGACCTCAGTAACCTATGGATTACGGCGAATATCGAAGAAACTCGGTACAACGATGTGAAAGTCGGACAGGCTGTCGATATTTATATCGATGCATTTCCTGGCATTGTCCTGTCAGGAAGGGTAGACAAAATTGGCCAAGCCACCGCTGGTTCCTTCTCCCTGATGCCCAGCACGAATACGACGGCTAACTATACCAAAGTAGCTCAAGTGCTACCGGTTACGATTGTGCTTGACGGGTACAAAGGGGTCTCCTTGGCTCCCGGTATGAGCGCAACAGTCCGCATCCATATTTAG
- a CDS encoding NAD(P)H-dependent oxidoreductase translates to MKILVVYDSESGHTEVLARSIAEGAKQVKQAEVWLNHVKEADIYELAQMDAIIWGCPGHFGTISAGLKTWIDRLGYLWAKGKLIGKVGAVFCTTATVHGGIEATMLNLITPMLHHGMIVVGLPGNVPENALYGSYYGVGVTCPVELSPDDPPNLPNENDLALGRALGRRVAEITKKLTMQT, encoded by the coding sequence ATGAAAATATTAGTGGTCTACGACAGCGAAAGCGGACATACCGAGGTTTTGGCTCGTTCGATCGCGGAAGGCGCCAAGCAGGTAAAACAAGCCGAGGTATGGCTTAATCATGTAAAGGAAGCCGATATTTACGAGCTGGCGCAAATGGACGCCATTATTTGGGGATGCCCCGGCCATTTCGGCACCATCAGTGCCGGGTTGAAGACCTGGATTGATCGACTCGGTTATTTGTGGGCGAAAGGAAAACTTATTGGCAAAGTGGGCGCCGTCTTTTGCACAACGGCGACCGTCCACGGCGGCATTGAAGCCACGATGCTGAATCTCATCACACCCATGCTTCACCACGGAATGATCGTCGTCGGGCTGCCAGGCAATGTGCCGGAGAACGCTTTGTACGGCTCGTATTATGGTGTCGGGGTGACGTGCCCAGTAGAGCTGTCTCCCGACGATCCTCCCAATTTACCTAATGAAAATGATTTGGCGCTAGGGAGAGCACTTGGACGCCGCGTGGCGGAAATCACCAAAAAATTGACGATGCAGACCTAA
- a CDS encoding S-layer homology domain-containing protein: MTRIAINRIRPILFLSLVFILFFTSLPIHVVQAGDPPTDPPTDSQVTAQRIGDLPIGTKIRDSKDWEYFTGKEESWNPTVKDVYKTAPITWILVDKEKHARNTSLFVSEEIVAELDVSHRFDTLLWTESSLRAWLRGTLYPELSPLFQRAIAVTTYKKDYFDDLENDTLFVLAAQDLVTINDSMVDPDQTVIPYFNHANNRMANGNKSGFYRTRTIHSQYEVYYMVSNSTGEVRTSSVYPPHGVRPAVNLKSDTIVMGPFSDSENGSSYYMLANEKYRGTAEINPAGLQAGQAADVLFQVRNVENSIDTTFNQLADVTISGYVSAPDGTAGSFAGEELSGTQKTIPVPFTNGVATVPLVLNSTTKQTLHFQIKGLLEPNVEAIVVQPAPDAVPSAIVERQPVGPSQDGGGPLSTQPTLKIQDKFGNPIPGVTVRAVKKAESGVWTLRGNVSITSDTAGIASFTDLTAISTNTDHNIEAAVIEFLIGNTVVAESTSFQIGKAPLIQRFWPVPHNSVDDPGKFKKLDSHVYITNEPYADLLFSIKGANQVEVLVDGTSKARAERKAWNFEITQGAETLRIDSSDPFIDTFLLRFREEPILKTSKRIEIVATSNARSESSSVVLLQAPTVLSLDVPVKLEANKTITITGSTDIEAKLPINITSTQGMIESVTTDDEGHFSFAFTAPSALGKVTVTAEAPGVEEQLIESRDITIYEPFAITSPDTCNGTVEKPFSCQLAATGGIGDRTWTIQSGSLPAGVELDSQTGLISGIPEREGTYPLTIAVMDSTQEKRTKAITIIIEPKDVLPAPTGLRATAGDGVVVLSWERVEGATYYDVYEGLSSGNYMGTMRFHYYPDSYSATGLPNNITRFFAVKAGNWEMESDFSAEVSATPRKNTVPAASHVRIDGTPQVNETLRGRYTYEDQEDDPEGESIYQWYVMDDDSGTNKQALAGEDEQSLVLTRDLQGKLVTFEVTPVAASGTRVGAAVESGAVGPVRAKPRPPETPETPETPETPETPETPETPETPETPETPETPGENEDGDEAAVAADTEALTIKFSAGDSENHVTRRVTLSSSGRNGSEIIWSSDNPSIIDDSGEVTRPAPDQGDILVTLTATITKGSFTASKSFVLTVLAREKAPEGNADLSDLQISGATLNPRFDPEITSYRAHVSNRTTSVTVTASIFDRDSTVTVQGKTVPNGKESDDIDLDVGSNKIAVEVKAPDGTQKTYTIQVTRASSSSSSSSGSSRSEKSSSDNENTVQKGLEVMIDGKLQKAVATMSASTKGGQTVHTVTVHAKNLADQLEKADQQTTVGITVTSPTDKVDVVLTGDAAKAMDKKKAILEIQTPNGHYKLPVIELRIDQLATQFGAKVNLSDLIIHIGIAKGDQAQVKRMGDAATKGKYTVVVPPVDFSVTATHQGKMLPIPSFTTYVERKIPLPAGVLANNVSTAVALTEQGKTYPVPTSVRSEEGKTYAVIHSLTNGIYSLIGNPVSLTDVNGHWSQEVVNDMASQMVVNGGDGSHFRPDEPITRAEFASIIVRGLGLPDHENPVVYEDVKTSDWYAGAVAKAQEYEIVNGYADGSFRPMHSITREEAMVMITRAMKLAGLETINSGVEVNDQLSRFPDGMEVHSWAKDAVAAAVEHGLITGTNAGLMPKNMMTKAETAAMVQRMLIKAKLIE, encoded by the coding sequence GTGACCAGGATCGCAATAAACCGAATACGCCCTATTCTTTTCCTTTCCCTCGTTTTTATCCTCTTTTTTACATCTCTTCCTATTCATGTTGTACAAGCCGGCGATCCACCCACCGATCCACCCACCGATTCTCAGGTGACTGCCCAGCGCATTGGCGATTTGCCGATTGGGACAAAAATTCGCGATAGCAAGGATTGGGAGTATTTCACGGGCAAGGAAGAAAGCTGGAATCCAACTGTGAAAGACGTGTACAAGACTGCTCCCATCACCTGGATTCTCGTGGATAAAGAAAAGCACGCACGAAACACCAGCTTGTTCGTTTCCGAGGAAATTGTGGCTGAGTTAGACGTGAGTCATCGATTTGATACATTGCTGTGGACAGAATCCTCTCTTCGAGCATGGTTACGGGGAACATTGTATCCAGAACTTTCTCCATTGTTCCAGCGTGCAATTGCAGTGACCACCTACAAAAAAGACTATTTTGACGACTTGGAAAACGATACTTTGTTCGTACTTGCTGCCCAAGATTTAGTAACTATTAATGATTCGATGGTAGATCCAGACCAAACCGTTATTCCGTACTTCAATCATGCGAATAACAGGATGGCTAATGGAAACAAATCGGGATTTTACAGGACAAGAACAATTCATTCTCAGTATGAAGTCTATTACATGGTGAGTAATTCTACAGGTGAAGTTCGTACTTCATCCGTATATCCCCCCCACGGTGTACGCCCAGCCGTTAATTTAAAATCGGATACCATCGTGATGGGGCCCTTTAGCGACTCCGAGAACGGCAGTTCCTACTATATGTTAGCCAATGAGAAATATCGGGGGACGGCTGAGATCAATCCAGCGGGACTGCAAGCAGGACAAGCAGCAGATGTCCTTTTTCAGGTTCGCAATGTGGAGAACAGTATCGACACCACCTTCAACCAGCTAGCGGATGTAACGATCAGCGGCTATGTTTCCGCACCGGATGGAACAGCAGGATCATTTGCTGGCGAGGAACTTAGCGGTACACAAAAGACGATTCCAGTGCCATTTACCAACGGTGTCGCGACTGTGCCTCTTGTTTTGAATTCAACGACGAAGCAGACGCTTCATTTTCAGATCAAGGGACTGCTGGAACCAAATGTGGAAGCGATTGTGGTTCAACCCGCACCAGATGCTGTTCCGTCCGCGATTGTTGAGCGGCAGCCAGTCGGACCTTCACAAGACGGAGGAGGCCCGCTAAGCACGCAGCCTACTCTAAAGATTCAGGACAAATTCGGCAATCCCATTCCCGGGGTGACGGTTCGTGCTGTGAAAAAAGCTGAATCCGGCGTCTGGACATTGAGAGGAAATGTTTCGATCACAAGCGATACAGCAGGGATCGCTTCCTTTACTGATCTTACCGCCATCAGTACCAATACCGATCATAATATCGAAGCGGCAGTCATCGAATTTTTAATCGGGAATACAGTTGTGGCCGAAAGCACATCGTTTCAAATAGGGAAAGCCCCTCTGATTCAGAGATTTTGGCCAGTTCCCCATAATTCTGTAGATGATCCAGGGAAGTTTAAAAAATTGGATTCTCATGTCTATATCACGAATGAGCCTTATGCGGATCTGTTATTCTCGATAAAAGGCGCCAATCAGGTTGAAGTTTTGGTAGACGGGACCAGTAAAGCACGTGCAGAGAGGAAGGCATGGAATTTTGAAATTACGCAAGGGGCAGAGACTCTTCGTATCGATTCATCAGACCCTTTCATTGACACTTTTCTACTGCGCTTTAGAGAAGAGCCTATTCTAAAGACAAGTAAACGAATTGAAATAGTAGCAACGTCAAACGCGCGCAGCGAATCGAGCTCCGTTGTTTTGCTGCAAGCTCCAACGGTACTATCTCTTGACGTTCCTGTTAAACTGGAAGCAAATAAGACGATCACCATCACCGGAAGTACTGATATTGAAGCAAAATTGCCAATCAACATCACTTCTACCCAAGGTATGATCGAGTCGGTAACAACTGATGATGAAGGCCATTTCTCTTTCGCGTTCACAGCGCCCTCTGCTTTAGGAAAAGTAACCGTAACAGCAGAAGCACCCGGGGTGGAAGAACAACTAATAGAAAGCCGGGACATCACCATTTATGAACCGTTTGCGATCACATCTCCCGATACTTGTAACGGAACCGTGGAGAAGCCTTTTTCCTGCCAGCTTGCAGCCACGGGAGGGATCGGTGATCGAACCTGGACGATCCAATCGGGCAGCCTGCCTGCTGGGGTAGAATTGGATAGCCAAACCGGCCTGATCTCGGGCATACCCGAAAGAGAAGGCACGTATCCGCTAACCATTGCGGTTATGGATTCAACTCAGGAAAAGCGAACAAAAGCAATCACCATCATCATCGAGCCAAAAGATGTGCTCCCTGCCCCCACCGGCTTGAGGGCAACAGCCGGAGATGGCGTAGTTGTTTTGTCTTGGGAGCGTGTGGAAGGAGCCACCTATTACGATGTTTATGAGGGTCTCTCTTCAGGCAATTACATGGGGACGATGAGATTTCATTACTATCCTGACAGCTATTCAGCTACAGGGCTACCCAATAACATCACTCGCTTCTTTGCAGTAAAGGCAGGAAATTGGGAAATGGAAAGCGACTTCTCAGCGGAAGTGAGCGCAACGCCTAGAAAAAATACAGTACCTGCTGCAAGTCATGTCCGCATAGACGGGACTCCGCAGGTGAACGAGACGCTTAGAGGAAGATATACGTACGAGGATCAGGAAGACGATCCGGAAGGCGAGTCGATCTACCAATGGTACGTAATGGACGATGATTCGGGCACGAATAAACAAGCACTGGCAGGAGAGGACGAACAATCGCTAGTGCTGACGCGAGATTTGCAGGGCAAGCTTGTAACGTTTGAGGTCACGCCTGTTGCCGCATCGGGTACCAGAGTGGGAGCGGCAGTGGAAAGCGGAGCGGTCGGTCCCGTTCGTGCCAAGCCGCGTCCGCCGGAAACGCCGGAAACGCCGGAAACGCCAGAAACGCCAGAAACACCAGAAACGCCGGAAACGCCAGAAACGCCGGAAACACCAGAAACACCAGAAACGCCAGGTGAAAATGAAGATGGCGATGAAGCGGCAGTAGCAGCAGACACCGAGGCGCTGACAATCAAATTTTCTGCCGGAGACAGCGAGAATCATGTGACCCGGCGTGTTACGCTTTCAAGCTCAGGGCGGAATGGGAGCGAAATCATTTGGTCCTCCGACAATCCCTCTATCATCGACGACAGTGGTGAGGTAACACGTCCGGCTCCAGACCAAGGCGATATCCTGGTTACCTTGACAGCGACGATTACAAAGGGTTCTTTCACTGCGAGCAAGTCATTTGTATTAACCGTTCTGGCGCGAGAGAAAGCGCCTGAGGGCAATGCAGATTTAAGCGATTTGCAGATATCTGGCGCTACCTTGAACCCAAGGTTTGATCCAGAGATCACTTCCTATCGGGCGCATGTTTCAAACCGGACAACTTCCGTCACAGTAACGGCATCGATATTCGACCGCGATTCGACCGTCACAGTACAAGGGAAAACCGTGCCAAACGGAAAAGAAAGTGATGACATCGATCTGGACGTTGGCAGCAACAAAATTGCGGTCGAAGTCAAGGCCCCAGATGGTACGCAGAAGACATACACGATCCAGGTGACAAGAGCATCCTCCTCCTCTTCGTCATCGTCAGGCTCTTCTCGCTCCGAAAAGAGTTCCTCCGACAATGAGAATACGGTACAAAAAGGGCTGGAAGTGATGATCGATGGCAAACTGCAAAAAGCAGTGGCAACGATGTCTGCTTCAACGAAGGGCGGGCAAACGGTGCATACCGTGACTGTGCATGCGAAAAATTTGGCGGATCAGCTTGAAAAGGCAGATCAGCAGACGACGGTTGGGATCACAGTCACGTCTCCCACAGATAAAGTGGATGTTGTCCTGACAGGTGATGCGGCCAAGGCTATGGATAAAAAGAAGGCGATTTTAGAAATACAGACACCGAACGGTCACTACAAGCTGCCTGTTATCGAATTGCGAATCGATCAGTTGGCGACGCAGTTCGGAGCAAAGGTAAACCTATCGGATCTCATCATCCACATCGGGATCGCGAAGGGCGATCAGGCACAGGTAAAAAGGATGGGCGACGCAGCAACAAAAGGGAAGTACACGGTCGTCGTTCCCCCCGTCGATTTTTCGGTGACGGCCACTCATCAGGGCAAAATGCTGCCTATCCCGAGCTTTACTACGTATGTGGAACGGAAAATCCCGCTCCCTGCTGGTGTATTGGCAAATAACGTCTCAACCGCGGTTGCTTTGACCGAACAGGGGAAAACGTACCCTGTTCCTACCTCTGTACGTTCAGAGGAAGGGAAAACCTATGCCGTGATCCACAGCTTAACGAACGGCATCTATTCCCTGATTGGGAATCCGGTTTCGCTTACGGATGTCAACGGCCACTGGTCGCAAGAAGTGGTAAATGACATGGCGTCCCAGATGGTGGTAAACGGGGGAGATGGAAGCCATTTCCGTCCGGACGAACCGATCACTCGTGCTGAGTTTGCATCCATTATTGTTCGGGGACTCGGTCTTCCAGATCATGAGAATCCGGTCGTATACGAGGATGTGAAAACGAGCGATTGGTATGCTGGAGCTGTGGCGAAAGCACAGGAATACGAAATCGTGAACGGGTATGCGGATGGATCATTCCGCCCCATGCATTCGATTACACGGGAAGAAGCGATGGTGATGATCACGCGGGCGATGAAGCTTGCAGGATTGGAAACGATCAACAGCGGCGTGGAAGTGAATGATCAGCTATCCAGGTTTCCAGACGGTATGGAGGTTCATTCGTGGGCCAAGGATGCCGTCGCTGCGGCAGTCGAACATGGACTGATTACAGGGACGAATGCGGGACTGATGCCGAAGAACATGATGACAAAAGCAGAAACAGCGGCAATGGTCCAGCGAATGCTGATCAAGGCGAAACTGATTGAGTAA
- a CDS encoding DHA2 family efflux MFS transporter permease subunit — MENIHLGRTLAVLLLGSFISILNQTLINIALPHLMTDFNMAATTAQWLSTAYMLVNGVLIPITAFLIATFGTRSLFLSAMGFFTIGSVICAIAPTFSVLLIGRILQAIGAGILMPLVMNVFLTIFPPERRGAAMGMMGIAMIFAPAVGPTLAGWIVEHYTWRILFIMMIPLGLIDLLLAFRWLGNVNRPTFPKFDTWGAITSTLGFGGLLYGFSEAGTYGWSSFTVIGFLLLGTFFLALFVWRELTIKEPLLELRVFQYNIFTLTTVIGSAINLTMFGGMILLPIYLQNIRGFTPLEAGLLMLPGALLMGVMSPISGALFDRIGARPLAIIGLIITAVTTWEFTRLTSDTTYSHIMLLYTVRSFGMSFMMMTVQTAGLNQVPLRLSSHATAMSNTVRQVAGSIGTALMVTVMTTRSTIHMGDYANTITTSSPEILSALQEVSGSIASLTGMPLPAAQATAIQTIYGKAMMESTIKGINDAFLLATLFALIALFLSFFISRPERQTTEVVRKPPIEEPKTVRP, encoded by the coding sequence ATGGAAAATATCCATCTGGGAAGAACGCTTGCTGTCCTGCTGCTCGGGTCTTTTATTTCGATTCTGAATCAGACGCTGATCAATATTGCCCTCCCTCATCTGATGACGGACTTTAACATGGCCGCCACGACGGCCCAGTGGCTCTCCACCGCCTACATGCTGGTCAACGGGGTACTCATTCCGATCACCGCTTTTCTGATTGCGACCTTTGGGACCCGCTCCTTGTTTTTGTCGGCGATGGGCTTCTTTACGATTGGATCCGTCATCTGTGCCATTGCTCCCACCTTTAGTGTCTTGCTGATCGGCCGAATTTTGCAAGCTATCGGAGCTGGTATACTCATGCCGCTCGTGATGAACGTCTTTTTGACCATCTTCCCTCCTGAGAGACGCGGTGCGGCGATGGGTATGATGGGAATCGCCATGATTTTCGCCCCTGCCGTCGGTCCGACGCTGGCCGGCTGGATCGTGGAACACTATACATGGCGAATCCTGTTCATCATGATGATTCCTTTGGGGCTGATCGATTTATTACTTGCCTTCAGATGGCTGGGAAACGTGAATCGTCCGACCTTCCCGAAATTCGATACCTGGGGGGCCATCACCTCAACGCTTGGCTTCGGCGGGCTTCTCTATGGCTTCAGCGAAGCAGGCACCTACGGATGGAGCAGCTTCACAGTTATCGGATTCCTTTTGCTGGGGACGTTCTTCCTCGCCTTGTTTGTCTGGCGTGAGCTCACGATAAAGGAGCCTTTGCTAGAGCTGCGGGTATTCCAATACAACATCTTTACACTGACGACGGTGATCGGCTCTGCCATTAATCTGACCATGTTCGGGGGCATGATATTACTCCCTATCTATCTGCAAAACATACGAGGTTTTACCCCGTTAGAAGCAGGCTTGCTCATGCTCCCAGGGGCACTGCTGATGGGCGTCATGTCCCCGATCTCGGGAGCGCTGTTCGACCGGATCGGAGCCCGGCCTTTGGCGATTATCGGGCTCATCATTACCGCGGTAACCACGTGGGAATTCACACGACTGACTTCGGATACAACGTATTCCCATATCATGTTGCTGTATACGGTTCGCAGCTTCGGCATGTCATTCATGATGATGACGGTGCAGACCGCCGGTTTAAATCAGGTGCCTTTACGCCTTAGCTCGCATGCCACTGCGATGTCCAACACGGTCCGGCAAGTGGCTGGCTCCATCGGGACGGCCCTGATGGTGACGGTCATGACCACACGCTCCACGATCCATATGGGTGATTACGCGAATACGATCACGACGAGCAGTCCGGAAATACTTTCTGCTCTTCAGGAGGTTTCTGGCTCAATCGCGAGCCTGACAGGCATGCCCCTCCCAGCAGCGCAGGCGACAGCGATTCAGACCATTTACGGAAAAGCGATGATGGAATCGACCATCAAAGGGATTAATGACGCTTTTCTCCTCGCTACCCTCTTTGCACTCATCGCGCTCTTCCTCTCCTTCTTTATCAGCAGGCCGGAAAGGCAGACGACAGAAGTCGTGAGGAAGCCTCCCATTGAGGAGCCGAAGACGGTCAGACCATAA
- a CDS encoding M23 family metallopeptidase: MHLKKQAISLLTVISILGCGAISAFAKEWPVPASTVINQYFNGSDHKGLDIRASTKGIAGDKIVAAYDGKVVNAGYHQSKRAGGSYGWLVVIDHTIKGKEIQTWYAHLDKAPVVDKGDLVDEGDKIGVMGNSGDSKGVHLHFEMRKGSGFNFDNTPVDPLDYFTEYRPPNYLLPQSSNDIEIGDTLDSNSEDYTFYSMEEINAMTPEQRIELGIPLE, from the coding sequence ATGCACTTGAAAAAGCAAGCTATCTCTCTTTTAACGGTAATTTCTATTCTAGGATGTGGAGCTATCTCAGCATTTGCCAAAGAATGGCCTGTTCCTGCTTCAACTGTTATTAATCAGTATTTCAACGGAAGTGATCATAAAGGACTCGATATTAGAGCAAGTACGAAAGGTATAGCAGGAGATAAGATTGTAGCAGCTTATGATGGAAAAGTGGTTAATGCTGGGTACCATCAAAGCAAAAGAGCAGGCGGAAGTTATGGATGGCTTGTAGTAATTGACCATACAATTAAGGGAAAAGAAATTCAAACATGGTATGCTCATCTAGATAAAGCGCCTGTTGTTGATAAAGGGGACCTTGTAGATGAAGGGGACAAAATTGGGGTGATGGGCAATTCCGGAGATTCTAAAGGGGTACACTTACACTTTGAGATGAGAAAAGGATCTGGCTTTAATTTTGATAACACCCCTGTTGATCCACTAGACTACTTTACTGAGTATAGACCCCCTAATTACTTGCTACCACAATCTTCAAATGATATTGAAATTGGAGACACGCTCGATTCCAACTCTGAAGATTATACTTTCTATAGCATGGAAGAAATAAATGCAATGACACCTGAGCAACGCATCGAATTGGGTATTCCATTAGAATAA
- a CDS encoding integrase core domain-containing protein: MRLNAACQLFQTVHERIPPKSPNKNAHIESFHNVFEKECLQRNEFQSYQVRE; the protein is encoded by the coding sequence ATGCGTTTGAATGCCGCCTGTCAGCTTTTCCAAACGGTGCATGAAAGAATTCCTCCAAAGTCACCGAATAAAAATGCTCACATCGAATCATTTCACAATGTTTTCGAGAAAGAATGTTTGCAACGAAATGAATTTCAAAGCTACCAAGTGCGAGAATAA
- a CDS encoding transposase, protein MQRKRYSIEFKQQLIQEAQEAGNASQVATRHGIDVKMLYRWIRDWQNTFTEAKAVTSYTPSPREFRELETENNKLYTNGN, encoded by the coding sequence ATGCAACGGAAACGCTATTCAATCGAGTTTAAACAACAGCTGATCCAAGAAGCCCAAGAAGCAGGAAACGCGAGCCAGGTAGCCACACGGCATGGGATAGATGTCAAAATGCTGTATCGTTGGATACGAGATTGGCAAAATACTTTTACCGAAGCCAAAGCTGTAACGAGTTATACACCAAGCCCAAGAGAGTTTCGTGAACTGGAAACGGAGAATAATAAATTGTATACAAACGGAAACTAA